In one window of Paraflavitalea soli DNA:
- a CDS encoding inositol monophosphatase family protein, giving the protein MLKETLINATEAGAQVMQHYFNNKNLQINNKEGVNNLVTEADHASEKAILEIIKGAFPDHFIVSEEVGEIVMDSEYKWIIDPIDGTVNYAHGIPLCCISIGLEQAGKMIMGAVYNPFLKEFYFAERGHGATLNGQPIQVSGQADLMKSCLVTGFPYTYINEPNGPLEVFSRFIRQGIPVRRLGSAAIDLCWVAAGRFDGFYEHKLQAWDSAAGFLMVEEAGGKVTDFKGDHYSPYQPHIVATNGKIHDDILLWINDKA; this is encoded by the coding sequence ATGCTAAAAGAGACGCTTATCAATGCTACCGAGGCGGGCGCCCAGGTAATGCAACACTACTTCAACAATAAGAACCTGCAAATCAATAATAAAGAGGGCGTTAATAACCTGGTAACGGAGGCGGACCATGCTTCTGAAAAAGCGATCCTGGAGATCATCAAGGGGGCTTTTCCGGACCATTTTATTGTGAGTGAGGAGGTGGGAGAGATTGTGATGGACAGCGAGTACAAATGGATCATCGACCCTATTGACGGCACGGTGAATTATGCCCACGGTATTCCCCTTTGCTGCATTTCGATTGGTCTTGAGCAGGCGGGCAAGATGATCATGGGAGCGGTGTACAACCCTTTCCTGAAGGAGTTTTATTTTGCCGAGCGGGGACATGGGGCCACGTTGAATGGCCAGCCCATCCAGGTAAGTGGTCAGGCTGACCTGATGAAATCCTGCCTGGTAACGGGTTTTCCTTATACGTATATCAATGAGCCGAACGGGCCGCTGGAAGTGTTTTCGCGGTTCATTCGCCAGGGTATTCCGGTGCGCCGCCTGGGATCGGCTGCGATTGACCTTTGCTGGGTAGCGGCAGGCCGGTTTGATGGGTTCTATGAACACAAGCTGCAAGCCTGGGATAGTGCTGCGGGATTCCTGATGGTAGAAGAAGCGGGTGGTAAAGTGACGGATTTCAAGGGGGATCATTATTCTCCTTACCAACCACATATTGTGGCTACGAACGGGAAAATCCACGATGATATCCTGCTTTGGATCAATGACAAAGCATAA